The Symphalangus syndactylus isolate Jambi chromosome 1, NHGRI_mSymSyn1-v2.1_pri, whole genome shotgun sequence DNA segment TGCATCTACAATGCTTGCGGACTAGAAAATTCCAtgtaataagttaaaaaaaaagaaatgctgtaaGTATTTACTTATGATGTTTCTATATGCTTTGAGGGAAGATCACAGGCTCATcatataaaaaacatattttccaaccaaataattttaattaatcacTAGAAATAAGACCACATATATGATAAGTATAATATGGGGGTTACATTTAGTTCTGTTCCCAATATTCATATTAAAATTGACCATTGGAGCCAGAATCCTGTGCTTGCTATCTATTGATTTTTTCAACTCAGGGCCAGCAGTATCAATTCTCATTTTATATAGGAgtaattgcattctttttttatttaatagtatTATCTAAGTGAGTTCCTAGGCAATTTCCACATTTTCACTCTTTGGGTAAAATTTTGAGTGGAATCTTGGCTAATGAacgctgtttttctttctttccccagggaatctgatttttatttggaaaatcttGTTGTCATGCTTGGGGACTGGGACCTAGAAACAAACATATTCAGTGTGAAGGTCTTCAGAGACTTCAGACAGTTGAAAAACTCTAACATGCTTCGAGCAGGAACCTTGGGTCTGGGCCTGGCCAGATCTCTCTACACGGGTAGGTTATaccaaatattttacttctttctaaGCTTCATGTAAAAATCAAGTATCTTTGAGGATTTACCAATTTAAATCAGACTCAGGATTGAAATGATATCTAATTTGTCTTCTTTTCCAAATAACTCAAGTATCTGCCCACTGATTTCTTATTGTAAATGACAGTGATACAACATAAACAATAGTATCCAGCATCTCTATTGATAGGCTAGACAGCTTGAACATTTATACCAAATAATGAATAGTCATTATGGTTAGTATATTCCACCTTAATATGCATAGTGATATTTTTCTGCCTTAGAACTGAGATGTTTAGAGAGAATGCTACACCAAAAGGAAAGTATCTTATGTCTCCGATGCATATGATTTGATGTTTCAAAAAAGGGCTTTCAGAAATACTTGACACTGATGAAAATGAGCTTTTATTCTTGCATTCCCTGGGGTGAAAAATCCTAGGATGAAAAGATTCCCTGGTAATAATAGTCAATctccctgatggatgccaaaaacTCATGCTGAGATTCAGTGCTTGTCTCAAACCAGACCCATGTCTCAACAAGCTTAACACAAATTCCACAATCAGACATTAATGAAATATAGTCTTGAAATCTTCTCAGAAGCTATTTAAGAGTTAATTTGAAACATAACACCTCATCCAAAGAGTGACAATTTTTACAGTGAAATTGACATTGAAATTATTAACAtcaggtatatttttatttattttatattgagaTTCACGGTATTGATAGgcctataaaatatttcttttcaaaaactaattttaaacaaACTTTTGTGAAAAATTATAATAGCTCTTAACAGGAAAATTCTAGCtcaaaaaatattgtaaaaaaaaaaaagaaaacccaacagGAGAAAACTGGGCCTGTTCTAAGGAAACTTTATGTCAATGGCATATACTTGCTGAAATAATAATCGACTCCAGCTGTGCCCTCAGCCATGCTTCAGAGGAGGAGAAATTAATAATGGgtaaagatattaaatatttgcaaattctcTTCCTTCCCAGAGCTAATTGCACAAATTCAGAGTAGCCAGTAAATAACTGCTGTTGTTCATgatgttcttttttgttgttaaattaaGGGTGTCTATGGAACATAAATGTCAGAATGAACAATGCACTGAGTTGCTTTGTGTGTGGCAAACAAACAGGAAATATTTTGATCAAAGTAATTGTTAGCACAATGTTTTAAATCATAAGCTTGCCTACTTATAAGACATACAGTTCTTTTTAGGCACAGTGGCAAGAAACAAAAGATAGAGGAGAGGTGCTACACACAATCAGATAAGTTTCTCAGACTCATATTTGATGTGTTTAATAATGTATCATAACAAAGAAACACTGAAGATTTAAGAGGTAATCTGCAAGACAGcatgttttgtttgttaaaaaaGTAGCTAGATATTGTGTgtcccagtttttaaaaaaaatatgcagTAATATAATTCATTTGCTATTTCTGTATTAACTGTAAAAGCACTCAGTAAGGTGGAATGAATTACTGGAATTAAGAACCcatattgaaaatcattcaaAGCATTCTAATAACAAAAACTGAAGGTAACATCCGTTTTGCATTCACTTGGTACCAGGCTCTATAAAAACAAATCatttatgtgcattatctcatttaatttggaTAATACAAGAATATAATGCTTGGTAAAAATCACGTAGGTATTAACTGGTAGACTGAAACAAACCaatcacataaacaaaatcacaaaacaacaaaataaaacgaTGAAGTTTAGATCAATGTCTACATAGTATTTTCGAGTAATTTTGAGTATTAATTGGTAGACTAACATAATCAATCACAGAAACAAAATCATAAAACCATGCAGTTTGGAACAATGTCTTACACAGTCTTTTCGAGTAATTTTACTTCATTGAGACCCAATTTTCTTATTAGACATGAAAATAATTACCATCTACCTATATTTTAGGGTGCTCCTGCAGAATGagataactatttaaaaattcctagCATAATTTTCAATAcatgttactttcttttttttttttttttttgagacagagtctcgctctgtcacccaggctggagtgcagtggcgcaatctcagctcaccacaagctccgcctcctgggttcatgccattctgctgcctcagcctctccgagtacctgggactacaggcgcccgccaccacgccgggctaattttttgtatttttagtagagacggggtttcaccatggtctcgatctcctgacctcgtgagccacccacctcggcctcccaaagtgctgggattacaagcgtgagccaccgcgcccggccacatgttactttctaaataaatattaacaaccTTCCCCACTGCTCTTTCTATACAAGTATAATAAATTAAAGTAATCTAACTTTAACAAATAAAAGTTGTAAGTaataagcattaaaaaataaaacaactttaaCAATTTAAAATGAAGAAGTATAAGctagaaagggaagggagagtaGGGCTTCTGGAACAAAATAGTAGAGAAGAGTGAGTAAGAGAAGTCACAATGATAGGACAGGACTGGCTTATTTAACAAAAGTAATGAAATGTGATTAAGTAAAGAGGATTCTGACTTTCAGAATTACACTCAGAAGGAAAAATATTGAAGTGTAGGCTTACTTCTGCACAGCTGAAGCAACATTATGTGGTAGAAATTGATAAAGCAAAATCCAGAATACGGAAAGTGTTTCCCGTAGAAATGTTGAAATTCCCAAGGATTATTAATGACAAGTTAGGGCCTGGATAAGTCACCAGTGGAACCTAGGAAAAAGATAACTAGTGGTCACTCTGCTCATTAACTTCTTAAGGCTGCTCTCTCTTATCACTGGAAACACAGacagaaacacacaaataaaaattgtaagtaATAAATTACATGTGtatgtaagtgtatatatattaatCAATATCATATGCTAATCTACGCATATAATACATGTGAATATACATTAATATCCAGTGCATATATATTCCTCCAATATCATGTGCTAACATAGTTGATAAATGCATAATAATATTAAGACATCATAATGaaacaaatacatatgtattCGCTCAATATAAACTATATCCAATAGTGAATACATAAATTGCTTGTCCAAACAGTTTTaagactcttttcttttctttttgagacagagtctcaccctgtcgcccaggctggagtgaagtggcacgatctcggctcactgcaatctctacctcctggattcaagcaattctccggcctcagcctcctgagtagctgggactacagatgcccgccaccacgcccggctaattttttgtgtttttagtagagacggggtttcaccatgttggtcaggatggtctagatctcctgacctcgtgatctgcccacctcctcctcccaaagtgctgggattacaggcgtgagccaccacacccggccagttttAAGACTCTTAATTGTCTGGtgagtttttatttctgaagtttATGAAAACATGGGAAGAAAAACAATTAGGTTCTAAAACTTTTAAGGGTTTGTAAGACAAAATAAACTGatttcaaatgaaatatttaacaacCTAGCACCTAATAGAAACATCAATGTTATCATCGATtgatttctttcaactttttcagGTAAAAGATGAAGGCAACAATACAAATGGCTTCAGGAAATCTCACATGGGTGACGGAATTCATTCTTGTGGGAGTCTCAGATGATCCAGAGCTCCAGATTCCCCTCTTCCTGGTCTTCCTGGTGCTCTATTTGCTGACAGTGGCAGGGAACCTGGGCATCATCACCCTCACCAGTGTTGACTCTCAACTTCAAACCCCCATGTACTTTTTCCTCCGACACTTGGCTGTTATTAATCTTTGCAATTCTACTGTCATTGCCCCTAAAATGTTGGTTAACTTTCTGGTTACCAAGAAAACCATATCATACTATGGATGTGCAGCCCAACTGGGTGGATTCTTGGTTTTCATTGTGGCTGAGATTTTCATGCTGGCCGCAATGGCCTATGACCGCTATGTGGCTATTTGCAACCCTCTGCTCTATGCCGTAGTGGTGTCTCCAAAGGTGTGTCATTTGCTGGTGTCCCTCACATACCTTCAGAGTCTTATCACAGCACTGACTGTCTCTTCCTGTGTGTTCTCTGTGTCATACTGTTCTTCCAACATCATCAACCATTTTTACTGTGACGATGTCCCTTTGCTAGCATTGTCCTGTTCTGATACCTACATTCCAGAAACAGCAGTGTTTATCTTTTCAGGGACCAACTTGTTTTTTTCCATGATCGTTGTTCTGATATCCTACTTCAACATCGTTATTACCATTTTGAAGATACGTTCCTCAGAAGGACGACAAAAAGCCTTTTCCACCTGTGCTTCTCACATGACAGCTGTGGTTGTGTTCTATGGGACTCTCCTTTTCATGTATTTGCAACCAAGGAGTAATCACTCATTAGATACTGACAAAACGGCCTCGGTCTTCTACACCCTGGTGATACCAATGCTGAACCCTCTAATTTACAGCCTAAGGAACAAGAACGTGAAGGATGCACTAAAGAGGTTCCTAGATAACCCATGCCGATCACTCAAACTAATGTAAATGTAAAGCTAAAACTATCTTCCTTTAGTGCTTTTCGTTTTTTCCTGAAAactgctgttttttttaaaaaaaagtggcaagaaattggtagaaattccattcaattcagtGGGAAATGTTTAATTGTTCTTATGTCAACCTCACATACCCAAACAAGAAAACAATGtctataattaataaaaaataacttgaaaataaTCAAGTTTATAGAtaacttataaataaaatgtaagctgctaaagggtttttaaaataatttacaaacaaGGAAGAGAATGCCTGATAGTGCTTGTGGAggtatgtggcatcatttcttgGAAGGTGGTCAAAACTCAGATTATCCTCCTTGCAAGAGACATCTTTTGTTCAGCtactaaaaattgtatttttagttttgtagcATTTTATCCATCAAGTTCAACTTTTTTGGAACCATTTTTatcttgtatttaaaaataaatttttatcacaGAAAAACTGCACGTGGAAATAAGACTTAAGGGAAAACAGGCTAACaaatttttaaaggagattttcctttttcattgctCTTAGTTGGTGTGTGCACCCAAAGCTAAATGTTGATGTTCTCTCAAATAAGACACACAATTTTTTTCCATCTCATCATAAAACATTTGTATAAAGTTAATTGCCTTTGTTATGAAACTATAATACCAAACATCACTACTTTTAGCATTTTCATTCAGTGtaatttgaaatgaaattttattagacaaaattttttaaaaagaatattttctttaagatGTCAGCAGTTCTTAAGAgccctcctatttttttttttttaaagttaatagtTACTATGAACTACATCTCTTTGCATGTAAAAGGCTACTAATGCATGATGGAGTGAGGGAGAGTGgcacttatatgtgaaat contains these protein-coding regions:
- the LOC129489945 gene encoding olfactory receptor 8J2, whose product is MKATIQMASGNLTWVTEFILVGVSDDPELQIPLFLVFLVLYLLTVAGNLGIITLTSVDSQLQTPMYFFLRHLAVINLCNSTVIAPKMLVNFLVTKKTISYYGCAAQLGGFLVFIVAEIFMLAAMAYDRYVAICNPLLYAVVVSPKVCHLLVSLTYLQSLITALTVSSCVFSVSYCSSNIINHFYCDDVPLLALSCSDTYIPETAVFIFSGTNLFFSMIVVLISYFNIVITILKIRSSEGRQKAFSTCASHMTAVVVFYGTLLFMYLQPRSNHSLDTDKTASVFYTLVIPMLNPLIYSLRNKNVKDALKRFLDNPCRSLKLM